The nucleotide window CACTATAAATGTCATTATGTGTCGCAGCACCGGCTGATTGGTACTCTTTGCCTACAAACGACCATACTAAAAATCCTCCTTCAAAATACCCagaatatattaaaattaaaacaggTATTCCAAAAGCGTTCACtaacaaaagaaaagtaaattcTCTATCAGAAGATTTGAGAACCTCAAAAGATACGCGTCCTAACATACTAAAAGCTGGAAAAGGAAGCAAATTTTGGTTTATATAAAAACGATCAACGTAGAATCTTAAGATTGCAATGGCAAAACATCAAAGCAGCAAGAAAAGCATAATCACAGGAGGTTTCGAATTGCATAAGCCCAAGAATGTAATGATGCTACAATACACTGGACTACAACCAACATTGTTCAAAGACACAAATTCAATTATTAAAATGCAGAAAAATGCGAATGCACACTTACTGCTTCAATTTGCTCAAGCGCACGCACAGCTTccttctcctccttctccttTGCAGCCTTCTCTTTTCTCATAGAAGTAAGACGATTGGACACACTATCCTTGTGACGTTGACCAAGCTCATGGTTCCTTATACTGGAAGGATTGCTCGATATGTAGATTTTGCAGAAGTCGCACCATTTGTTACCTTGGCTAACCCAATACTGCAAATACAGGAGAAGGAAGACgcgaaaaaaaaatattcagcaCATGTACATAATATGATACATCGCCATTAGCGTTCGAAAAATCGAAAATTTAGGTGTGGCGATGATGACATACCTCAGTCATGGCTCCAAATTACGAGCTGCTTACGAAGACCCAgaaattagaaaaagaaaattcagttGATTAACGCGAGATATAAACCCTAACAACCTCTGTGTTTCTATTAATGTCTGTGCATTGTATCTCTTTCAGATCGGACTGAACTGAAAGAGTGAAAGTTAGGGGTGGATAATTATTTACGCAATATTTAATTGACCGCATGGATTTTAATTCgtattgaatttgaatgtattcaattgatcaaattcatattgatttaaatataaataaataaatcaaaaataatCTAATTAAGATTAGAGTTGAGACAAAATTCACATGTATATGTTATGAAACTCAATTCAGTTTTAAAGTGAAAAAGTTTTTgtatttaaactcaaattttgaatatataatttatgtttaaagtTAGTTTAATTTGGATAGGATAAATTTGGTCATCTagatcaaatatcaaatttgattttatccGAATCGAGCAAATTCAATCATTCAAGTCGGACAGAATTTTATCAATCTTTTGAGGAAGCGGAGTGTATGTTCCATAACCAAACCCGGTAACGAGGAAAACAACTCAAACGGGCTTCTTTTTGGCTGGGCTTGGGCTTCTTGGGCTTTTTAGGAAAAACTAGGCCCAGGAGCCTGTCAACATTGTTCAGTCACCAACTCAACCCAAACTGTGTTCTGTACTGTGAACCTTTCAGAGAATTTTTCTCTGCAATTCTCgattgttgttttccttcgtcCACCGGCGAAGTCAATCTCAGGTGAGTGAAGAGAGATTTCGTGGAAGACGTATTGACAGAAGCGAAGATGGAAGAATCTTTCTTGCTGATGCTATCGAACCTCCTCCACCTTCACAACTCGCTCGACCCGACCACCTCCCTCATCTCCACGACCTCCACCGCCGCCATCACCACAGGCACCTCCTCCCCTCTCCAATCCCCTTCTTCTCCaacctctctcctctcctcctcctctccagCTCCACTCCTCTTCCTCACCCTCGCCGCACTCCTCTCCTTCCTCGCCTCCTCCAAAACCCCCAAATCGAAATCCCCTTCACCCCCCCAATCTCCTGATAACTCCGGCACTCCTTACTCCGTCTCCGCATTTCGTGCTCTCTCCACCGATCACATCTGGTCCCTCGATCCCCCTCTTCGCGACGCCCAATGGAGATCCCTGTATGGACTCTCTTACCCTGTCTTCACTACCGTTGTTGACAAGCTCAAGCCCTTCATTGCCGCCTCCAATCTCTCCCTCCCTTCCGATTACGCCGTCGCGATGGTACTCTCACGGCTTGCCCATGGTTACTCCGCCAAAACCCTAGCTTCTCGATACTCTCTGGAGCCCTATTTGATATCCAAGATCACGAACATGGTCACTCGCTTATTGGCCACCAAGTTGTATGCTGAGTTCGTCAAGATTCCTGTGAGTCGTAGTCGTTTGATTGAAACGACGCAAGCATTTGAAGAGCTCACTTCGCTGCCTAACATCTGTGGTGCCATTGATGGGAGCCCCGTCAAGATCCATAATTTAAGGCAATCTTCCGATCAAATGAATAATTCGTATAGGTGCAAATATGGGTATAATTCGGTTTTGCTGCAGGTTGTGGCTGATCATAAGAAGATATTCTGGGATGTGTGCGTGAAGGCACCGGGTGGAACCAGCGATGCTGCGCATTTGAGGGATAGTTTGTTGTATAATAGGCTGATTTCAGGTGATGTTGTGTGGGATAAGGTGATTAATGTGAGGGGACACCATGTGAGGCCGTATATAGTTGGGGATTGGTGTTACCCTTTGTTGTCATTCTTGATGACGCCCTTTTCGCCCAACGGGATGGGGACACCAGCACAGAACTTGTTTGATGGGATGTTGATGAAAGGGCGGTCTGTAGTGGTGGACGCGATTGGGTTGTTGAAGAGGAGGTGGAAGATTTTGCAGGATTTGAATGTGGATCTTAATCATGCACCACAGACTATTGTTGCTTGCTGTGTGTTGCATAACTTGTGCCAGATTGCCAAGGAGCCAGAGCCGGAGCCCTCGAAGGAGCCCGATGAGGGTGGACCTATTCCAAGGGTTATGGAGACTGAGAAGTCGTTTCATTATTACGGGGAAAGTTTGAGGCAGGCTTTGGCTGATGATCTGCACCAAAGGCTTTCATCGAGATAGGAGCTTCTAGCTTTGGGCTTTGTTGGCCTCGCAACTGTAAGGAGGGCCAGAGGATATCTGAGTTTCTTGTACATCGTCAATTCATCTCtctttgatttagtaaagttgtTATGCAGCAGCAAATGTACTCTATTGTTTCCGGAGGAACCTGAAGCAGTGATTTGACCAGTTGACAACTTGACATTGTAGTTGATAGGCAAGCCAGCTTAGGAATGAAATCAGGAACAGGTATGACTTTGAGAAAATGGCATCGTCCAATTTTCATAGCTCTTGGGCATTGTTCATCTCATCTGACATCTCTGCCATGTAGAAGTGACTGATGGTCTTATATGATAAAAAGGTTTACTCTGAACTTGCAGTAAGATGATTTCATGAAACTGACCAGCAAAGGGAAGGAAAATCAGGTGAACTTCTTGCATTTCTTGTAATAAAAATCAGGTGCCGACTGGACTGTGAACATTAGTTGAACTTGCTGTTTGAGTTTAGTATTTAAGAGGACTGGAAGGTTGGGGGGTTTGTTGTTATGGTGAGGAGCATAGGGAGCATTACCTTGTAAAATACAGTTTTTGGCATGCACTCCATTGTTGTATGATATAACCTTCTTCTCCTAATTGCTACTTTTCTCTTCCAACATTGCTGTTGCTTTTTGTTGCCATCACCATTTTGAATAAACTCTCTGCTGATGAAAATACACTAAGATGACTGAATTGTCACTGATGATTCTAGAGACCCGGTTCAAATTTTTTGAATAGATATCTGGTTCTAGATTGAAAACTCTTTTCCGTACACATGGGTAAAATAGAGCACTTGTTTTAATTTATGCATATGGGAAGTGGTTGATGGTTGGTGCATGTCTGGCTTGATGGGGAAAGTCGGTGCCCTATTTGTTAACCAAACGAACGAGGGAATAGAAAATGATGTAGTTCAACTCTTGATTTTTATGAGCTGGGGACAAAGTGTTGTGTACCTTGCAGTGCAGACTGGAAATTTCCTGGGCTCCTAGACGCGTACCATGTGAAGATTGTATTCATGATATGCATCAACAAAGTCTTCATGTTACTGGAGTTTCTTCTttccatcctttttttttttttttttgtggtctcTTTTCCATCTTCTGAGATGTGGATGGTATGAGAATtagcaggtttttttttttttaatgaaagttttttttttttttaattagagaTGCCTCCCAAGAACATCAAGATGGGGCAAGATTAATGTCTTCTAGGAAATTACAAATACATTACAATCTGCAGAAAACCAAAACTTTATGAGATTTAGCTGTCAATGAACGATACCAATATAAGAAATCGAAGGTTATCAAGCACTATCCCTAAATCTATTTCTGCATCAAGCATACAAGCTGTGGCAGCTCCTCAGATCCCGATCGGCCACATCAGGCCAAGCAATAACCAACTCATTTACAAAGCGTTAATTTTCTTTGGAGCTGCATTAAACTTGATGAGCTCCTAAATAGTCCTTCGAGACCCGAAGAGATCTGAGCGACAACAATAGCTGACGACTGAAAATGAGTTAGGGTGACAGGTTGTATTAGCTTCTCTGAATTAGTAACAGGAAAAATATGCAGGATTATGGAGTAGCCACTCTCATTGCACCCAAAATTTTCAGAGTTGTTCGCAAAGATTGAGGCGTGAAGCTGGCGATGCCTCCTGTATCAATATAGCCTTCCTCCTAAACTTTATGCCAATTGCAACAACTGAATAACTGCACATTTTGAATAATGGCCCAACAAGTTGACAAGCGTCCTGCAACAACAAGCACATAATGAAATGGATTAAAGCTCATAACAGCATAGAGACATGAAAGTAATGGCCTCCATAGTAGAATATGCTAGCTGCTAAAATGAAGGAATTATTTTCATCAAAATGCAGAAAACAGCAGAAAATATGGGTACTCTGCAGTTAGTCTCTATATTCTGCAAGTGGAACAGTGTCAACTTAAAAATACCACACATTTAAGAATCTAAACATAATTAAGTCCTCTATGCATACTAACACTACTTCGGTTCAGTAGCAATGCAAGCAGGAAAAAGATAGCTCAAACAACACAGTACACGTCAGAATATATAGCAAACAACAATGTTTTCACTTACATGTCTGTTTATTTGCTGGCAAGGGAAAGCCAGGCACAAAAAAAGCAATCCAGTGCCATTGCAGTTTTCTGACAGAATCAAAGatgaatggaaacaaaataaatgacCGTCTCTTCAGATGGATCCCATAACATCTAGAAGAATTGGTCATATTTCTTGGAGCTAAGCTCCGTTCACAATCACCTCCACGGAATACAAAAACCTTTTCAGTTGTCGCTGACAGCAGACAGCGACAGAGACCACCAGTGGTCATCTTCCAGTTTATTTTCCAGCATAACTGGTGCGTCCACTGTTTGGAAGCAGGCCATCCTTAGCCATTTCAGCAAGCACATTAAGAACTGCATCCATGTTTCCTTCTTTGTGGTTGATCTCCACAAGTACTTTTGCAAGCTCACCATCAGTAATACTAGAGCTTCTCAGCATGTTCTGAATAACTTGACTCAATTCCTCACTCATACCCTCCGAAAAAAGTGCTTTGACCATAGCAATCGCAGTCACAGCATGAGGGGCAAAACCATAATTCACCATCTGCTTGTAGAGATCGTACGCCTTCAGAACATTTCCACCTCTACAGTGACCGTGTATAATGACATTATAAGCTGCTTCATCAGGCTTGTACCTTTTCTGAAGCATTGACTCAAAAACGCGATCAGCTTCATTCATCAAGCCCTTCATGCAGAAACCCTTTAAGAGAGCTACCACGCTTTGAAATTCAATACTACTGCAGTTTTCTATCAGTGTGTTGTATGTGATATCATCGGGCACAGATTCGTCATAGAACAACTTGAGCAAAAGCCTCTTTGCCTCTCTTGTACGAGCTTGTTTGTTAAGTCCATTAATAAGAACATTGTAAGTAACAACATCAGGAAGAAGTCCCTTTTGTATCATTTCATTGTGAAGATAAAGAGCCTGTTTTAAATCCCCTTCTGCACAGTAAGCATTGATCAAGGATGTATAAGTAACTTCATCAGGCTTCAGACCCTTACTCAAAATTTCTTCGAAAAGATAGCTAGCTTCACTGAGATTCCTTTTCTCACATAGACCTTGAATAAGTGACGAATAGGTAATGGCATCGGGTGACAGACCCTTCTCaaccatctctttttccaatTGAAATGCTTTCTCCAACTCATGATTTCGGCAAAACCAAGATATAATAGTACTATAACTTATAACATCAGGAGCCAGGCCTTTCTTCCTCATGTTCTGTAAGACTCCAATAGCCTCTTCCATCCTTCCTACAACACAGTGCCCATTAATAAGGGCATTGTAAGTAACAATCGAAGGTGAGAATCCATTCACTGTCATCTCATCCAGAACTCTGTAAGCTTCATTCAAAAATCCCTTCTGTGAAAATCCAACAATTAATGTTGTGTATGTCCTCGCATTTGGACAAAGTCCTCTAACACGCATCTGATCTAAAAACTCAATAGCTCGGTTCATATTACCAGCCTCACACATGCTATTAATCAATGTAGTATATGTCACAACATTTGGAGACAACCCATTTTTCACCATCTCCGCATGCAAAACAAGTGCTTGATGAAAATCACCCACCTTACAATACCCATTGACAAGCGTATTATAAGTCACCTCATTAGGTGCATATCCCTTTCTACTCATCTCTGCAAGAACCTCACTAGTCTCCCTCATCCTTCCTTCTCTACATAACCCGTTAACTACCACATTATATGTAATCACATTTGGCTCTAGACCCTTCAGTGCCATTGACCTCAACAACCCAAACGCATCATCCATTCTTTTCGACTTACAATAGGCATCAAGCAAAGTATTACATGTAACCACATTAGGCAAACATCCTGTTCTCTCCATTTCACCAAAGAATCGCAAACCCATTTTCAAATTCCCCGCCACACAAAAACCtctaatcaaaatattataactAAACACATTTAACGAGACCCCACTACTAATCATTTCCTTGTACACCTCTTCAGCAAACTTAACCGGCTTTTTACACCTAACCACCGCTTCCAAGATTGCATTATACGATATAACACCAGGCATAAAGCCATGAGATTTAGCTAAATTAACGATATTCAAAGCCTTATCAATAAAGTTCAAATGAGAGTAAGATTTTACCACTAAATCAAAAACCGAGGAGCTTGACTTGCACATGTAGTATGTGTCTTTTAGGCATTGAAATACAGTGCTTCCAGTATCATCAACCGAATTGACAGCCACGTCTTCTGCTAGGGACTGTGCAGTTTTGTATAGCTGGAAATGGGTCAAGATGTGTAGGGTGAGGCACTTGCAATGGAGATTGAAAAAGGGGAGGGGCTGAGCCCAATTGAGGAATTCTAGGATTAGGGATTTGTTGGATTGGGTACGGAGGAGTAAATGGGAGGCGGCTTGAGGGGTAAAATAGGAAGAGACGGAATTGAGATGGTAAGGATGGCGTTTAAGGAGAGTGAGAGCTTTGTCTGCGAGAAGGGTGTCTTGGGGAGACGCCAGAGAAGAGAGTGAACGGCGAGGAATCGAGAGAGACATTTCGGGGATGGATTGGGGAGCTAGGTCACCGAAGATTGAGAACTATCGGGGAAGATGAAGTTCTCAGTTGataatttttttccaattttttttattatcttgttcggtcaaaaaataataataataataaaaccaaTATGATAATTAGGGTTTAGGTCTTAAACCCATAATTTTTATATGTTTCGTATTTTGGTTTTAAACCCATAATTAGAAATAGAAGAAACATCATTTTTAATCAGTGAATTATCATAGTTAATTCAATTTAGttactaaattttaaaaagtttaaATTTTATCATCTAATCAGATTTCAATTTATCAAAATCCGGCAATCCTCTGTGAAAATTACTTATGTGgcatttgatttttaattttcacTGATGTGGCTTAGTGACGTggattgttttaaaaaaaatcaaacataaataTTCTAACGTgacaattcaaaataaaattttaaaataatttttatctgaaaaataaataaatgataaaaaatttatgctTGGGTTCCTAAAAATCCGTATTTGATTTGAGACTTGGTTTTCCTTTTCCAtttacaaaaatgttagggatcccagtaaaaaacaTTTCAATCGTCCCAATAGTGGATTTTGTCCTTTAATTGATGTAAGTATAAGGGTCCACAAAACCTAATGATTGAATAAGATAGTGACACATTCACTACTGGTATGTTTTTTACTGGGATCTCTATGACTTTTCTTCCATTTGAGTTTTGTTGTTTTGATCAACGACGAAAATTTCAAGCTATTGTTGTTAAGGTGGATATGATTTCCTAGGAGGTGATGAGCTTGAGCTCGAACCTTTGGGCTCAGATTTTCGATGATTTAATTAAAATCAAATGCCACATAAGAATCTTGATTGCAAACTGATGAGTTTCCAATGAATTGCTTCTCTCCTCTCCTTGTATGCGTATATTCTTCTTGAGAGAGGGACATTAAGAATCTTGATTCACTGTTACACCATTGTTTTATGTTATCATTGGTGTGTGATTGAGTAGACCTGCGAGACGATATTGTGTAACAACTACAAGAACCTGTGGTAGGTAATAAATAATGGTGTAACAGCAAATCAAGATTCTTAGTGCCCCTCTCTCGAGAAGAATAGactaaaataaatcaaaacataGCCTCCTCTAAACATAGCCTTATATAACACTAAAATAAAACTGAAAATCAAGGTaataatatcaaaattaaataGGAATTATTAGGTcagttatttttttatttttatttttttgataagattATTAGGTCAGTTATATATTTTGTAAAATCCcattaaatacaaaaaatgttACAAGCTTTGTAACATGAATACCAAAATCAAtttccaattcaaatttccaacatCTTCTAGGAGAAGCCTTTTGCAAAAATTGTATGAAAATATTTACTCTCATATATCAATCGAAAAATATTTACTCTCATATATCAATCATTCTTCGACTAGCTTCTCTCAAGAATTAGATCAAATGTTCTTCATCTCAAATCAAAGCTATTCAAGCCATTCTTCTTTACTTGTGCTACATCTAAAAATTCATACAACTTATGagcttctctttgtttttcatcctaaatatttttttgtgagACCTTCACCTTGTAAGAGATTAGATGTTCCTCCTAGGTTGTTGAATGCAAACAATAAGTGAACTACCTTGAGCTAAACACTTGTAAAGCCTTAACCAGCAACCAACCATTGTGAGGTTTTGTGAAAGTTTTGGGTGAGCATAAACCCTAGTGTGATAAATTGGGAAGTTTTGTGAAACTTCCAGTTTTAAGGAGATCTAAAAATCTTTGTCAAATTTTGGGATGAACTTGCGAGAGCCTAGAAGTTGTAGATGGCCTTGTAAGACCTTCAATTCTTGGTGGCAAGTTTAAAGTTAAGTGAACTTAGGTGATGGACATAGGAGACTTTGCTCCAACAATTCTGAAATATTTGTGTTCATTGATTTGCTTGCTTTCATTATTTGCCTTGTTTGTTGTGTTATTTACTATTTTCCTTGTTAATTGAGTTTAGGAGATTCCTATTTGGAATTTGGAGACACAATTCACCCTCTTCTCATACACCTAGATCCAACAAAACAATCACTTCATAGTTCACTGTGcacagaaaagaaaatcaattcagCTCTTGTGCCTTCTTTCCTCAAGGAATGTGATATACTATATGAATGTAGCCTGCAGTTTCTCATATAGCTGTCCAGCAGGTAGCAAAAGTTAAAGACAGGACAAATGGAAAGTGTATAAACAATAAAGCATTATCAGCCAACAAAAGTGGAATGCTTTTCACCTGTTCAGGCAACACTATCCCTACATCTTTACACCCTAGAGCCAAAGATTTTCATGGCTTCTCAGGAAACAATCGACAGCCCTGCAAGTTCTGGACGTTCTGGCTCCTCCAATAGATTGTTGAAAACAGTGATCACCTGTAATCTTTACTGAAAATGGTCATAAAGGACTACGCTTGCCAAGATCCCAACCTGGAAGCACCAATTGCAGAACATGCAGACCAATCTTGTACATTACTTGTTGCCAAGAAGTATTAGCAATTATTTTCTCTTACAAGCAACAAACCGTAAGTCTTCAATGTGGCTTCGTACCACTTCTGCTGGATGTACCATGGAGCAATTTAACAAAACCAAGGAAACTTAGCTTGCCATCAGTGTGTCTA belongs to Tripterygium wilfordii isolate XIE 37 chromosome 2, ASM1340144v1, whole genome shotgun sequence and includes:
- the LOC120013005 gene encoding protein ALP1-like, encoding MEESFLLMLSNLLHLHNSLDPTTSLISTTSTAAITTGTSSPLQSPSSPTSLLSSSSPAPLLFLTLAALLSFLASSKTPKSKSPSPPQSPDNSGTPYSVSAFRALSTDHIWSLDPPLRDAQWRSLYGLSYPVFTTVVDKLKPFIAASNLSLPSDYAVAMVLSRLAHGYSAKTLASRYSLEPYLISKITNMVTRLLATKLYAEFVKIPVSRSRLIETTQAFEELTSLPNICGAIDGSPVKIHNLRQSSDQMNNSYRCKYGYNSVLLQVVADHKKIFWDVCVKAPGGTSDAAHLRDSLLYNRLISGDVVWDKVINVRGHHVRPYIVGDWCYPLLSFLMTPFSPNGMGTPAQNLFDGMLMKGRSVVVDAIGLLKRRWKILQDLNVDLNHAPQTIVACCVLHNLCQIAKEPEPEPSKEPDEGGPIPRVMETEKSFHYYGESLRQALADDLHQRLSSR
- the LOC120012996 gene encoding pentatricopeptide repeat-containing protein At5g39710; the encoded protein is MSLSIPRRSLSSLASPQDTLLADKALTLLKRHPYHLNSVSSYFTPQAASHLLLRTQSNKSLILEFLNWAQPLPFFNLHCKCLTLHILTHFQLYKTAQSLAEDVAVNSVDDTGSTVFQCLKDTYYMCKSSSSVFDLVVKSYSHLNFIDKALNIVNLAKSHGFMPGVISYNAILEAVVRCKKPVKFAEEVYKEMISSGVSLNVFSYNILIRGFCVAGNLKMGLRFFGEMERTGCLPNVVTCNTLLDAYCKSKRMDDAFGLLRSMALKGLEPNVITYNVVVNGLCREGRMRETSEVLAEMSRKGYAPNEVTYNTLVNGYCKVGDFHQALVLHAEMVKNGLSPNVVTYTTLINSMCEAGNMNRAIEFLDQMRVRGLCPNARTYTTLIVGFSQKGFLNEAYRVLDEMTVNGFSPSIVTYNALINGHCVVGRMEEAIGVLQNMRKKGLAPDVISYSTIISWFCRNHELEKAFQLEKEMVEKGLSPDAITYSSLIQGLCEKRNLSEASYLFEEILSKGLKPDEVTYTSLINAYCAEGDLKQALYLHNEMIQKGLLPDVVTYNVLINGLNKQARTREAKRLLLKLFYDESVPDDITYNTLIENCSSIEFQSVVALLKGFCMKGLMNEADRVFESMLQKRYKPDEAAYNVIIHGHCRGGNVLKAYDLYKQMVNYGFAPHAVTAIAMVKALFSEGMSEELSQVIQNMLRSSSITDGELAKVLVEINHKEGNMDAVLNVLAEMAKDGLLPNSGRTSYAGK